A single genomic interval of Candidatus Angelobacter sp. harbors:
- a CDS encoding helix-turn-helix transcriptional regulator, which translates to MAHVGNHREIVGKNIRVCRTNAGLTLEELAEKADLSWPYLSEIERGRENISLDKLVPLAKALNVTLSKLVEGV; encoded by the coding sequence GTGGCTCATGTCGGCAATCATCGCGAGATCGTCGGGAAAAACATCCGCGTCTGCCGAACCAACGCGGGTTTGACCTTGGAAGAATTGGCTGAAAAGGCGGACCTGAGCTGGCCATACCTTTCCGAAATTGAGCGCGGACGTGAGAACATTTCGCTCGATAAACTCGTTCCACTTGCCAAAGCACTTAATGTCACGCTGTCGAAACTTGTTGAGGGCGTCTGA